Proteins encoded by one window of Armatimonadota bacterium:
- a CDS encoding KH domain-containing protein → MSSEEPRDFPTDEGGGTVRDDDAAVAAEVAAELCEAAGHPADVRVVSAQLPWVNIELSGGDSAEVWGRSGHVLDSLQLLVNLIAARRIGGDLRVSLDAGGYRERRAEALRAKAMEYASLVRESGEEAEFEPMPPNERRIIHTALVDDPDVTTYSEGNEPQRHIVITPRT, encoded by the coding sequence ATGAGCAGCGAAGAACCACGGGATTTTCCAACGGATGAGGGTGGCGGGACCGTTCGCGACGACGACGCGGCCGTGGCCGCGGAGGTTGCCGCCGAGTTGTGTGAAGCGGCCGGCCATCCGGCCGACGTCCGCGTGGTGAGCGCGCAGCTGCCATGGGTCAACATCGAGCTCTCCGGCGGCGACTCGGCGGAGGTCTGGGGTCGCAGCGGCCATGTACTCGACTCGCTCCAGCTGCTTGTCAACCTTATCGCCGCTCGGCGGATCGGCGGGGACCTCCGCGTTTCGCTGGACGCCGGTGGTTACCGCGAGCGCCGGGCAGAAGCCCTTCGAGCCAAAGCCATGGAGTATGCGTCGCTGGTCCGCGAGAGTGGCGAGGAAGCGGAGTTCGAGCCGATGCCGCCCAATGAGCGGCGCATCATTCACACAGCCCTGGTGGATGATCCGGACGTAACCACCTACAGTGAGGGTAATGAGCCGCAGCGGCATATTGTAATCACACCGCGTACGTAG